DNA sequence from the Colletotrichum higginsianum IMI 349063 chromosome 10, whole genome shotgun sequence genome:
AGGCCATGGACGACATTTACTATAGCGCCCTTGACGCGGTAACAAGCTTTGCCTTCAGTGACAACTTCCCACACAATGCAACCGGGTCACGCGTTGAATTTTATTCGGCCTTACCTCAGAGTAGCCTCACTATTCCGGACGATGAAGACGCACCTGTCGTCTTTCCCAAAAGTCCTATCACTGATGACTTTGTTGAAGCTCTTCGCGACCTAAGTCTAGTGTACGATGAAGCTCTGGCGGCTCCTCTACCCAAGCTTGCATGGTTTTTCATTCTCCGACGAGAATCGACGAAAAAGGCTGTGCAGGTCAAGGACTCAGTCTTTGGTAAAGAGATTGACCTCGGAATCGACAGGATTCGGGGCGGAAAAGATGGCTCCCGCGTCAAGTCGGCTTTAGATCACATGCTCTTCAGGGAGGCTACGATAGCTGAGAAAGAAGGACGTCTGCCCGACTTTCACCGCAGAATGATCTACGATGAGGTGAGCTCTTTTTCGACTTGTGAGAGGGGCTAGGCTGACTCGCCCCAGACAATCACATTCATCTCCGCCGGACACGATACGTCGTCGACCACTCTTTGCTGGGGCATTAAGCGTCTGGCCGACAACCCCGGAATTCAGGAAAAGCTCAGAAAACAACTGAGAGCTACCCTCTCGGCTGCATCGTCAGAGGGTCGCTGGCCTACGCACAACGAGATTCTGCGAACCAGCATGCCGTACCTCGACGCTGTCGTGGAGGAGATGCTCCGATTGGCTCAGCCGGTACCAGGACTTGTTCGTCAGGCCACTTGTGACACACAGATTTTAGGCCACTTTGTCCCCAAAGGCACACAAGTCTTCATGCTCGCCAATGGACCGAGCTTTTTGAGTCCAGCGATGCTCGTAGAGGAAAGCCTACGCACCCAGCAAGGCAGAGATTCCAAAGAATCACTCAAGATGTGGAAGGAGGACGGTAGCATGGCGAGTTTTATGCCTGAGCGCTGGCTCGTCCCAGCCCCAGCCGGTACCAAAGCCGAGAGCACTTTTGACGGATTTGTCTTCGATCAGACTGCTGGTCCTATGATGGCATTCAGC
Encoded proteins:
- a CDS encoding Cytochrome P450 monooxygenase, which codes for MATPTVVLTAQTGGLLLATILIVGMICYRFALPTPLAGIPHNKHSTQRVMGDLPDLAKFNKETRLFWAWLTMQVEKINSPIIQVFMAPLGKPHVVISDYREAHDILVHRHKEFDRADFFAETMGPLAPEGHILFKSDDKFRLHRKVIGDLMSPSFLQHVAAPSLYVNLCKHIQLWDAKIALSQGRPFEAMDDIYYSALDAVTSFAFSDNFPHNATGSRVEFYSALPQSSLTIPDDEDAPVVFPKSPITDDFVEALRDLSLVYDEALAAPLPKLAWFFILRRESTKKAVQVKDSVFGKEIDLGIDRIRGGKDGSRVKSALDHMLFREATIAEKEGRLPDFHRRMIYDETITFISAGHDTSSTTLCWGIKRLADNPGIQEKLRKQLRATLSAASSEGRWPTHNEILRTSMPYLDAVVEEMLRLAQPVPGLVRQATCDTQILGHFVPKGTQVFMLANGPSFLSPAMLVEESLRTQQGRDSKESLKMWKEDGSMASFMPERWLVPAPAGTKAESTFDGFVFDQTAGPMMAFSLGPRGCFGRRLAYMSLKLLLTLIAWNYELLPCGENLSSYTAHDILTNRPDFCYVRPRKL